One part of the Patescibacteria group bacterium genome encodes these proteins:
- the rplQ gene encoding 50S ribosomal protein L17, translating to MRHRNKNKILDRKKEPRELMLRNLASSILIYEKVKTTKAKAQAVRPLVERMIGLAKKGDLNARRGLIQVLLQKNAIKKSMEVLGERYKTRAGGYTRIVKLEPRKGDGAEMVQIELV from the coding sequence ATGAGACACCGTAATAAGAACAAAATTTTAGATCGTAAGAAAGAGCCGCGCGAATTGATGTTGCGTAACCTGGCTTCTAGTATCTTGATCTACGAAAAAGTGAAAACTACCAAGGCTAAGGCCCAAGCCGTCCGTCCTTTAGTAGAAAGGATGATCGGTCTGGCTAAAAAGGGCGACTTGAATGCTCGTCGGGGCTTGATTCAGGTTTTATTACAAAAAAACGCCATCAAGAAGTCTATGGAAGTGTTGGGCGAACGCTATAAGACTAGAGCCGGGGGTTATACGCGGATCGTCAAGCTGGAGCCCAGGAAAGGCGATGGCGCAGAAATGGTGCAGATCGAATTAGTCTAA
- the rpoA gene encoding DNA-directed RNA polymerase subunit alpha yields the protein MQNIALPKKIEFLKGEQANQEAIVIEPLYPGYGMTLGNSLRRVLLSSLPGAAVTGVKIKGVSHEFMALPHIKEDVLELILNLKQLRLRVFSEEEIKLELKVKGKKKVTAADIKGSEVEIKNPDLVLATITDEAGSLEMEIYVKEGRGYKMSEGDKKENKDINFMEIDSIFSPVLSVSIDVENARVGKMTNWDKLVLNVKTDGTISPRDAFEESVKILVEQFSSLLAPAKTDEEEPEMTSDMILEEAPIVESEEEIELAPKKAKKEKEAKPKKTKK from the coding sequence ATGCAAAATATTGCTTTGCCTAAAAAAATCGAATTTTTAAAGGGCGAACAGGCCAATCAAGAAGCAATAGTGATCGAACCTTTATATCCAGGTTACGGCATGACTTTGGGTAATTCTTTGCGTCGGGTTCTCTTGTCATCCCTTCCAGGGGCGGCAGTGACCGGTGTAAAAATAAAGGGCGTCAGCCATGAATTCATGGCTTTACCGCATATCAAGGAGGATGTTTTAGAGCTGATTTTGAATTTGAAGCAGCTCCGCTTGCGCGTCTTTTCCGAGGAAGAGATTAAGCTGGAGTTAAAAGTGAAAGGCAAGAAAAAAGTGACTGCCGCTGACATTAAAGGCAGTGAAGTGGAAATCAAGAATCCTGATTTAGTGTTAGCGACTATTACCGATGAAGCTGGCAGTTTGGAAATGGAAATTTATGTTAAAGAAGGCCGCGGCTACAAGATGTCAGAAGGCGACAAGAAAGAGAATAAGGATATTAATTTCATGGAGATAGACTCTATCTTTTCTCCAGTCTTGTCAGTCAGTATCGATGTGGAAAATGCCCGTGTCGGTAAGATGACCAATTGGGATAAGCTGGTTTTAAACGTCAAGACCGATGGCACTATCAGCCCGCGCGATGCTTTTGAGGAATCAGTTAAGATTTTGGTGGAACAATTCAGCTCCCTCTTGGCTCCGGCTAAAACGGATGAAGAAGAGCCGGAAATGACCTCAGACATGATTTTAGAAGAAGCGCCAATCGTCGAATCCGAAGAAGAAATTGAATTAGCTCCTAAAAAAGCTAAGAAAGAAAAAGAAGCTAAGCCCAAAAAGACTAAGAAATAA
- the rpsD gene encoding 30S ribosomal protein S4, with protein sequence MGKNLDNKCKQCRRAGEKLFLKGERCYGPKCAIIKRNYPPGFHGPKGKKRSSDYGLQLAEKQKAKKYYNILEKQFRLIFEKAQKKSGDAGQNFLRALEMRLDNAVYRLGLAPSRVSARQLVSHGHITVNKRKAGIPSMTLKVGDIISVKKASLAKPYFKNIKDRIKKAELPGWLNWEVNDFQAKVLHEPQEKDLNANINVQMIIEYYSK encoded by the coding sequence ATGGGAAAAAATTTAGATAACAAGTGTAAACAATGCCGACGGGCCGGAGAAAAGCTTTTCTTAAAAGGAGAACGCTGTTATGGCCCCAAGTGCGCTATTATTAAACGCAATTATCCGCCAGGCTTCCATGGCCCGAAAGGGAAGAAACGTTCTAGCGATTACGGCTTGCAGTTAGCGGAAAAACAGAAAGCCAAGAAGTATTATAATATTCTGGAGAAGCAATTCCGTTTAATTTTCGAGAAAGCCCAGAAAAAGAGCGGCGATGCCGGTCAGAATTTTTTGAGAGCTTTAGAAATGCGTCTTGATAACGCTGTCTATCGCTTAGGTTTAGCACCGTCCCGTGTCAGTGCTCGCCAATTGGTCAGCCATGGGCATATTACTGTCAATAAGCGCAAGGCTGGTATACCTTCTATGACTCTTAAAGTCGGGGATATTATTAGCGTCAAGAAGGCTAGTTTAGCTAAACCATATTTCAAGAATATCAAAGACCGGATCAAAAAAGCCGAACTGCCGGGTTGGTTGAACTGGGAAGTTAATGATTTCCAGGCTAAAGTCCTGCACGAACCCCAGGAAAAAGACCTTAACGCCAACATCAACGTCCAGATGATTATTGAGTATTATTCAAAGTAA
- the rpsK gene encoding 30S ribosomal protein S11, whose protein sequence is MEKNKAARAKKKLVKKRKKKGVKVVKSGRAYINATYNNTMISLADNNGDVISWASAGMAGFKGAKKATPYAAQIITKIAVQKAKEEYGLQEVNVFVSGVGTGREAAIRALNANGLEVMAIKDVTSVPHNGCRPKKPRRV, encoded by the coding sequence CTGGAAAAAAATAAAGCAGCTCGGGCTAAGAAAAAGCTGGTGAAGAAGCGCAAGAAAAAAGGTGTTAAAGTTGTTAAATCCGGTCGAGCTTATATCAATGCGACTTATAACAACACCATGATTTCTTTAGCTGATAATAACGGTGATGTCATTTCTTGGGCGAGTGCCGGCATGGCCGGTTTCAAGGGCGCTAAGAAGGCTACGCCGTATGCGGCTCAGATTATCACTAAGATCGCCGTCCAAAAGGCTAAAGAAGAATATGGTTTGCAGGAGGTTAACGTTTTTGTATCCGGAGTCGGCACTGGTCGCGAGGCCGCTATCAGGGCTTTGAATGCTAACGGTTTAGAAGTTATGGCTATCAAGGATGTTACTTCAGTGCCTCACAACGGTTGCCGTCCCAAGAAACCAAGACGAGTCTAA
- the rpsM gene encoding 30S ribosomal protein S13, with translation MAVRIAGVNLPNDKRAEIALTYIFGIGKTRSNSILSEAKVDKNKRIKDLKEEEVNALRLIIEKKYTLEGDLRREIQSNIKRLREINCYRGSRHTKHLPARGQRTKTNSRTVRGNKRVTMGSGKNKAANQKT, from the coding sequence ATGGCAGTAAGAATCGCGGGAGTTAATCTTCCCAATGACAAAAGAGCGGAAATCGCCTTAACCTATATCTTCGGTATCGGCAAAACCCGTTCCAATTCGATTTTAAGCGAAGCTAAGGTCGATAAGAATAAGCGCATCAAAGACCTAAAAGAAGAAGAGGTTAATGCTTTGCGTTTGATTATCGAGAAGAAATATACCTTAGAAGGTGATTTGAGACGGGAAATCCAGAGCAATATCAAGCGTTTACGGGAAATAAATTGCTATCGTGGCAGCCGCCATACCAAGCATTTGCCGGCTCGCGGCCAAAGGACTAAGACAAATAGCCGCACCGTTCGCGGTAATAAACGCGTCACTATGGGTAGCGGTAAGAACAAGGCTGCCAATCAGAAGACCTAA
- the rpmJ gene encoding 50S ribosomal protein L36, protein MKVRASAKKICKDCKVVRRKGRVHVICKNPKHKQRQG, encoded by the coding sequence ATGAAAGTGAGAGCGAGCGCAAAAAAAATTTGCAAGGACTGCAAAGTTGTCCGACGCAAAGGTCGGGTTCATGTTATTTGCAAGAATCCAAAACATAAGCAAAGACAAGGCTAA
- the infA gene encoding translation initiation factor IF-1, translated as MQGEVIELMPAAMFKVVLDNGHEILAHLSGKMRLNKIRLLPGDRVKIEISPYDLSKGRITYRM; from the coding sequence ATGCAAGGCGAAGTGATCGAACTGATGCCGGCCGCTATGTTTAAAGTGGTGCTAGATAACGGTCACGAGATCTTAGCCCACCTTTCCGGTAAGATGCGTCTTAATAAAATCAGGTTATTGCCGGGCGATAGGGTGAAGATTGAAATCAGTCCTTATGACCTGTCGAAAGGCCGGATAACTTATAGAATGTAA